In the Arachis ipaensis cultivar K30076 chromosome B10, Araip1.1, whole genome shotgun sequence genome, one interval contains:
- the LOC107623368 gene encoding probable inactive receptor-like protein kinase At3g56050 isoform X1 produces the protein MSKKNRKFRDLHGVLSLLALCLLFQSFGICHSLNEEGRALLKLKERIVSDPFGALSDWVDDQVSVDPCNWFGVECSSYGRVVVLNLKDLCLGGTLTPELANLAHIKSIVLRNNSFSGIVPECIVHLKELEVLDLGYNNFSGPLPADLGSNISLSILLLDNNDLLGGFSPEINKLSMLSESQVDEKQLINSDKMPACTERYTSWHVGQNSLRRLLQSRGHGDIHNRAAANPLSPTPSPQPDPSLASPRPSPASAPSPSQSSPPFASPSPSEKPQPRLKPVSRNRNNSVAPPTASPHGNNSASPPTGSTSGSKIQPETKSSKSHLAVILAGVLGGAAFLIVSSIGIYLCKTNKVATVKPWATGLSGQLQKAFVTGVPKLKRSELEAACEDFSNVIGTSPIGTIYKGTLSSGVEIAVASITKEDSKNWSKTSETQFRKKIDTLSKMNHKNFVNLIGFCEEEEPFTRMVVFEYAPNGTLFEHLHIKEAEHLEWGTRLRVAMGMAYCLQHMHQLDPPMAHSNLDSQAIHLTDDYAAKVSDFSYLNEIVSADTKAGARKHTTDTTLTSNVHSFGVILLEIVTGRLPSSADSGSIGDWMLPFLQGNRRSLSEIIDPTLLSFQEEQLQGITALIKSCMDRDPQRRPTMKEVSERLREITKITPEQAVPKLSPLWWAELEISSLDAS, from the exons atgaGCAAGAAGAACCGGAAATTCAGGGATCTTCATGGAGTTCTTAGCCTTCTAGCTTTGTGCTTGTTGTTTCAGAGCTTTGGTATATGCCACTCTTTGAACGAAGAAG GTAGAGCTCTATTGAAGTTGAAGGAAAGGATTGTGAGTGACCCTTTTGGAGCTTTGTCAGATTGGGTTGATGATCAAGTATCTGTTGACCCTTGCAATTGGTTTGGTGTTGAGTGTTCCTCATATGGAAGAGTTGTGGTCTT GAATTTGAAAGATCTTTGTCTTGGAGGAACTCTGACACCGGAGCTCGCGAACCTTGCTCATATAAAGTCCAT TGTGTTGAGAAACAATTCTTTTTCCGGAATAGTTCCTGAATGTATTGTGCACTTGAAAGAATTGGAGGTTTTGGATTTGGGCTACAACAACTTCAGTGGACCTCTACCTGCAGATCTTGGGAGTAATATTTCGTTATCGATCCT tTTGCTGGACAACAATGATCTTCTTGGTGGGTTCTCTCCTGAAATTAACAAATTGAGTATGCTTTCAGAATCTCAAGTAGACGAAAAACAACTGATTAATTCTGATAAAATGCCGGCTTGTACAGAAAGATACACCTCATG GCATGTTGGCCAAAACAGTTTACGGAGGCTACTGCAATCTCGTGGGCATGGCGATATTCATAATCGTGCAGCAGCTAATCCTCTTAGCCCTACTCCATCCCCTCAGCCAGATCCTTCTTTAGCTTCCCCTCGGCCGAGTCCTGCTTCTGCTCCTTCTCCCTCACAGTCAAGTCCTCCTTTTGCTTCTCCATCCCCATCGGAAAAACCACAACCACGGCTAAAGCCTGTTTCTCGCAATAGAAACAATTCTGTTGCTCCTCCTACTGCTTCACCACATGGAAATAATTCTGCTTCCCCTCCTACCGGTTCAACTTCAGGCTCTAAGATACAACCTGAAACCAAATCATCAAAGAGTCATCTAGCTGTTATCTTGGCCGGAGTTCTGGGTGGTGCTGCATTTCTTATTGTTTCGAGCATTGGGATATATCTCTGTAAAACGAACAAGGTAGCTACTGTAAAACCTTGGGCGACAGGATTAAGTGGACAGCTTCAAAAGGCATTTGTGACAG GTGTGCCAAAGTTAAAGAGATCCGAGCTTGAGGCAGCATGTGAAGATTTCAGTAATGTAATCGGCACATCGCCCATTGGTACAATTTACAAAGGGACTTTATCTAGTGGTGTTGAAATAGCTGTAGCATCTATTACAAAGGAAGACTCCAAGAATTGGTCAAAGACTTCAGAAACGCAATTTCGGAAGAAG ATTGATACACTATCGAAAATGAACCACaagaattttgtaaatcttattgGATTTTGTGAAGAAGAGGAACCGTTCACCAGAATGGTGGTCTTCGAATATGCCCCGAACGGAACACTATTTGAGCATTTACACA TAAAAGAAGCCGAGCATTTGGAGTGGGGAACAAGACTTCGAGTCGCAATGGGAATGGCTTACTGCTTGCAACATATGCACCAGTTGGACCCTCCAATGGCCCATAGCAACCTTGACTCTCAAGCTATCCACCTCACCGATGATTATGCAGCCAAAGTATCAGACTTCAGTTACCTGAATGAAATAGTTTCGGCCGACACAAAAGCCGGTGCTAGAAAACACACCACTGACACTACATTAACAAGTAATGTTCACAGTTTTGGAGTCATATTACTTGAAATAGTAACCGGCCGGCTTCCTTCCTCGGCAGATAGTGGCTCTATTGGAGACTGGATGTTGCCCTTCTTACAAGGCAACCGCCGGTCGCTCAGCGAAATCATTGATCCGACACTATTGTCTTTCCAAGAAGAACAGCTCCAGGGAATCACTGCTTTGATCAAGTCTTGCATGGATCGCGATCCACAGCGAAGACCAACAATGAAAGAGGTGAGTGAGAGATTGAGAGAGATAACGAAGATTACGCCGGAACAGGCCGTTCCGAAGCTTTCACCACTTTGGTGGGCAGAGCTTGAGATTTCTTCTTTGGATGCAAGCTGA
- the LOC107623368 gene encoding probable inactive receptor-like protein kinase At3g56050 isoform X2: MYCALERIGGFGFGLQQLQWTSTCRSWDLLDNNDLLGGFSPEINKLSMLSESQVDEKQLINSDKMPACTERYTSWHVGQNSLRRLLQSRGHGDIHNRAAANPLSPTPSPQPDPSLASPRPSPASAPSPSQSSPPFASPSPSEKPQPRLKPVSRNRNNSVAPPTASPHGNNSASPPTGSTSGSKIQPETKSSKSHLAVILAGVLGGAAFLIVSSIGIYLCKTNKVATVKPWATGLSGQLQKAFVTGVPKLKRSELEAACEDFSNVIGTSPIGTIYKGTLSSGVEIAVASITKEDSKNWSKTSETQFRKKIDTLSKMNHKNFVNLIGFCEEEEPFTRMVVFEYAPNGTLFEHLHIKEAEHLEWGTRLRVAMGMAYCLQHMHQLDPPMAHSNLDSQAIHLTDDYAAKVSDFSYLNEIVSADTKAGARKHTTDTTLTSNVHSFGVILLEIVTGRLPSSADSGSIGDWMLPFLQGNRRSLSEIIDPTLLSFQEEQLQGITALIKSCMDRDPQRRPTMKEVSERLREITKITPEQAVPKLSPLWWAELEISSLDAS, from the exons ATGTATTGTGCACTTGAAAGAATTGGAGGTTTTGGATTTGGGCTACAACAACTTCAGTGGACCTCTACCTGCAGATCTTGGGA tTTGCTGGACAACAATGATCTTCTTGGTGGGTTCTCTCCTGAAATTAACAAATTGAGTATGCTTTCAGAATCTCAAGTAGACGAAAAACAACTGATTAATTCTGATAAAATGCCGGCTTGTACAGAAAGATACACCTCATG GCATGTTGGCCAAAACAGTTTACGGAGGCTACTGCAATCTCGTGGGCATGGCGATATTCATAATCGTGCAGCAGCTAATCCTCTTAGCCCTACTCCATCCCCTCAGCCAGATCCTTCTTTAGCTTCCCCTCGGCCGAGTCCTGCTTCTGCTCCTTCTCCCTCACAGTCAAGTCCTCCTTTTGCTTCTCCATCCCCATCGGAAAAACCACAACCACGGCTAAAGCCTGTTTCTCGCAATAGAAACAATTCTGTTGCTCCTCCTACTGCTTCACCACATGGAAATAATTCTGCTTCCCCTCCTACCGGTTCAACTTCAGGCTCTAAGATACAACCTGAAACCAAATCATCAAAGAGTCATCTAGCTGTTATCTTGGCCGGAGTTCTGGGTGGTGCTGCATTTCTTATTGTTTCGAGCATTGGGATATATCTCTGTAAAACGAACAAGGTAGCTACTGTAAAACCTTGGGCGACAGGATTAAGTGGACAGCTTCAAAAGGCATTTGTGACAG GTGTGCCAAAGTTAAAGAGATCCGAGCTTGAGGCAGCATGTGAAGATTTCAGTAATGTAATCGGCACATCGCCCATTGGTACAATTTACAAAGGGACTTTATCTAGTGGTGTTGAAATAGCTGTAGCATCTATTACAAAGGAAGACTCCAAGAATTGGTCAAAGACTTCAGAAACGCAATTTCGGAAGAAG ATTGATACACTATCGAAAATGAACCACaagaattttgtaaatcttattgGATTTTGTGAAGAAGAGGAACCGTTCACCAGAATGGTGGTCTTCGAATATGCCCCGAACGGAACACTATTTGAGCATTTACACA TAAAAGAAGCCGAGCATTTGGAGTGGGGAACAAGACTTCGAGTCGCAATGGGAATGGCTTACTGCTTGCAACATATGCACCAGTTGGACCCTCCAATGGCCCATAGCAACCTTGACTCTCAAGCTATCCACCTCACCGATGATTATGCAGCCAAAGTATCAGACTTCAGTTACCTGAATGAAATAGTTTCGGCCGACACAAAAGCCGGTGCTAGAAAACACACCACTGACACTACATTAACAAGTAATGTTCACAGTTTTGGAGTCATATTACTTGAAATAGTAACCGGCCGGCTTCCTTCCTCGGCAGATAGTGGCTCTATTGGAGACTGGATGTTGCCCTTCTTACAAGGCAACCGCCGGTCGCTCAGCGAAATCATTGATCCGACACTATTGTCTTTCCAAGAAGAACAGCTCCAGGGAATCACTGCTTTGATCAAGTCTTGCATGGATCGCGATCCACAGCGAAGACCAACAATGAAAGAGGTGAGTGAGAGATTGAGAGAGATAACGAAGATTACGCCGGAACAGGCCGTTCCGAAGCTTTCACCACTTTGGTGGGCAGAGCTTGAGATTTCTTCTTTGGATGCAAGCTGA